One genomic segment of Myxocyprinus asiaticus isolate MX2 ecotype Aquarium Trade chromosome 14, UBuf_Myxa_2, whole genome shotgun sequence includes these proteins:
- the LOC127451721 gene encoding zinc finger protein 235: MSKSFQLQLSSIMEIMTKTAMEEICKLVDGDFAFLRQELSRVMSENTVLKDKMLCLESEVESTRITKEETRAGTKIYRSICVQTEYGVQPSIKGIFGKEWCSSLWDHQMIEPREDTLAIDDDLYPVSPYKHKDQDCSNQLFIKEENLEVDTYTNYIGKIPQASRGQLHSSAFEPFAVNRPEVAESNKFNKRFVLDGFPEISEIQTTSSDSSDKHSIEITVIDETGEQLMAPIDDSIESDGYYILDEFSDPGPSEAQNDGRSQEIYGYDATPAESCVKRFKVQKLPGRPKLSYCDSGKVFLHQNSTKNRIRKYKCRPSVKFPKVKPNEKFRCEVCGKCFHSNTNLTVHYVVHTGERPHKCSYCGKGFSQKGNLHTHERIHRGEKPFTCQTCGKGFTQKVCLRNHERIHSGERPYTCVTCGRGFKQKITLDQHMLVHQRRAKIKAKRTLSDFISSFI; the protein is encoded by the exons ATGTCCAAATCATTTCAGTTGCAACTGAGCTCCATAATGGAGATAATGACTAAAACGGCAATGGAAGAAATATGCAAACTTGTAGACGGCGATTTTGCGTTTTTACGACAAGAGCTGTCACGGGTCATGAGTGAAAATACAGTTCTGAAAGACAAAATGCTCTGTCTCGAGAGCGAAGTCGAAAGCACGCGCATCACAAAGGAAGAAACACGTGCTGGCACCAAAATATATCGCTCTATTTGTGTTCAAACCGAATATG GAGTGCAGCCCTCCATCAAAGGGATATTTGGAAAGGAGTGGTGTTCCAGTTTGTGGGATCATCAGATGATTGAGCCAAGAGAAGATACGCTGGCAATCGATGACGACCTTTATCCTGTATCGCCTTATAAG CACAAAGACCAAGACTGTTCCAACCAACTTTTTATTAAAGAGGAGAATTTAGAAGTGGACACTTATACCAACTATATAG GCAAAATACCCCAAGCGTCAAGAGGACAGTTACACTCCTCTGCATTTGAGCCCTTCGCTGTTAATCGTCCAGAGGTGGCAGAATCCAATAAATTCAACAAACGTTTTGTGCTCGATGGATTTCCAGAGATATCTGAAATCCAAACCACATCCTCCGATTCCTCAGACAAACACTCCATAGAAATCACAGTTATTGACGAAACTGGTGAACAATTAATGGCACCAATTGATGATTCAATTGAATCTGATGGCTACTATATTCTCGATGAATTTTCAGACCCAGGACCATCTGAAGCCCAGAACGATGGAAGATCACAGGAGATATATGGGTATGATGCAACCCCTGCAGAAAGTTGTGTAAAAAGATTTAAGGTACAGAAACTGCCCGGGCGACCTAAATTGAGTTATTGTGATTCTGGAAAggtgtttcttcatcaaaattcTACCAAAAACCGAATCAGAAAATACAAGTGTCGGCCTTCAGTAAAGTTTCCAAAGGTGAAACCAAATGAAAAGTTTCGTTGTGAGGTCTGTGGGAAATGTTTCCATTCGAACACTAATCTCACGGTTCACTATGTGGTCCACACAGGGGAAAGGCCCCATAAATGCAGTTATTGTGGGAAAGGGTTCTCACAGAAAGGAAATTTACATACTCACGAACGCATCCACCGAGGAGAAAAACCATTTACTTGTCAAACCTGCGGAAAGGGCTTCACCCAGAAAGTCTGCCTACGCAATCATGAACGCATCCACAGTGGAGAAAGACCATATACTTGTGTAACCTGCGGAAGGGGTTTTAAACAGAAAATCACCTTAGATCAACACATGCTTGTCCATCAGAGAAGAGCTAAGATAAAAGCAAAGAGAACACTGAGTGATTTCATTTCTAGCTTTATATAG
- the trim35-13 gene encoding zinc-binding protein A33, translating to MEHKMPPVTPPGNEGLKAAMASKQSCLEEDLSCPICGSILQKPVVLFCRHRFCKHCLESLWNGGGTCECPLCCQPSSMGELLVNKMLEKTCEGFLKERCKNDPIACKEHGEKLTLFCLEDLEPTCSKCKSLSNHKGHRLYPLYEASQDCKEELKNALKPLKDKLKLFQKAKLTCEQIAEHIKSQAEHTERQIREEFEAMQQFLRDEEASRLSMLKQEKMQKSQIMNDKIENLENDITSLTNTVKTVEQEMRSQDIPFLKNYKDTIKRTWRIPQDPEMVIGSLLDVAKHLGSLKFQIWERMQEIIQYTPVTLDPNTAASCFLLSEDLTTLQWCSETFKLPDNPERFDIGAEMLGSEGFRSGRHSWDVEVKNNTYWVIGVASASINRKGKHVLTPAEGFWTIRLRNGEYKACTAPWSPLTMNKEPLVVVRVVLDMDRSKVTFYNPRERTALFTFTDIIAQRAFPYFCSACKEHPLKVLPGRLSVTVD from the exons ATGGAACATAAAATGCCCCCTGTTACCCCACCGGGCAATGAGGGGCTCAAAGCAGCAATGGCTTCCAAGCAATCATGTCTTGAGGAGGACCTCTCCTGTCCCATCTGTGGAAGTATCCTTCAAAAGCCTGTAGTGCTGTTCTGCAGACATCGTTTCTGTAAACATTGTCTGGAGAGCCTCTGGAATGGTGGGGGAACGTGTGAATGCCCTCTTTGCTGCCAGCCATCGTCTATGGGGGAGCTCTTGGTCAACAAAATGCTAGAGAAGACCTGTGAGGGTTTTCTGAAAGAACGCTGCAAAAATGACCCAATTGCATGCAAGGAGCATGGTGAGAAATTGACTCTCTTCTGTTTGGAGGACCTGGAACCCACTTGTAGCAAATGCAAGTCATTGAGCAACCACAAGGGTCACCGGTTGTACCCTTTATATGAAGCCTCACAAGACTGTAAG GAGGAactcaaaaatgcattaaaaccaCTGAAGGACAAGCTGAAGCTCTTCCAAAAAGCCAAACTGACTTGCGAGCAAATAGCAGAACATATTAAG AGTCAGGCAGAGCATACTGAGAGGCAGATACGAGAGGAGTTTGAGGCGATGCAACAGTTCCTACGAGATGAGGAAGCATCCCGGCTTTCCATGCTAAAGCAAGAGAAGATGCAGAAGAGCCAGATCATGAATGACAAGATTGAAAATTTGGAAAATGACATCACATCTCTAACCAACACTGTAAAGACTGTTGAACAGGAGATGAGATCTCAGGACATCCCATTTCTCAAG AATTACAAAGACACTATTAAGAG GACATGGCGTATTCCCCAGGATCCAGAGATGGTAATAGGTTCTCTGCTTGATGTAGCTAAACACCTGGGCTCATTAAAGTTTCAAATCTGGGAGAGAATGCAGGAAATCATTCAATATA CTCCTGTAACCCTCGACCCAAACACAGCTGCAAGCTGCTTCCTCCTGTCAGAAGATCTGACTACATTACAGTGGTGTTCTGAGACCTTTAAACTTCCAGACAACCCTGAGCGCTTTGACATAGGTGCAGAGATGCTGGGCAGTGAGGGCTTCAGATCTGGCCGACACAGCTGGGATGTGGAGGTAAAAAACAACACCTACTGGGTCATTGGAGTTGCAAGTGCATCCATCAACCGGAAGGGAAAGCACGTGCTGACCCCTGCAGAGGGATTCTGGACCATTCGACTGCGTAACGGGGAGTATAAAGCCTGTACTGCCCCATGGTCACCACTTACTATGAATAAGGAGCCGCTGGTGGTAGTGCGAGTTGTATTAGACATGGACAGGTCCAAGGTCACTTTCTACAACCCGCGAGAGAGGACAGCTCTATTCACCTTCACAGACATCATCGCTCAGAGAGCATTCCCTTATTTCTGCAGTGCCTGCAAGGAGCACCCATTAAAAGTGTTACCAGGGAGGCTGTCTGTTACGGTAGACTGA